The genomic DNA ATACTCTCTATAAAGAGCATTTAAAATATCTGTTTAACTCTCCATAGAGATTTCATGGCAGACTATCTTATGTTTTCTTGTTGTAGCTCTTTTTTCTATTGATTTAATACGTTTTAGTATCTATAATTATAAATAAAACTCTCTATAGAGAATTAGAAGGTTAACTATGAATAATATTGACTTAGGAAAACGTATAAAAGAGCTAAGAAAACAATCTGGTTTATCTACAACAAAATTATCAAATTTAACAGGTATTTCATCAGGATATATAAGCGAACTCGAAAATAATTTAAAGTCTCCCTCAGCTGAGATACTATTAAAAATTATTGATGCCTTAAATATAACTGTTGCTAGCTTTTTTTATGAATTTCCTTCTGAACCTTTATCTAGTGATCTAAAAGAACTTGTCACTGCAGCCAAGGATTTAAGTTCAGAAAATCTTGAACTTATCTTAAAATTAATTAAAAAATTGAAATAAACTTCTTATTCAAAAAGGTCTTCAACGCTTAAATTCAACACCTTTGCTACTCTTAATGCAACTTCTATTGAAGGATTCTTTAATCCATTCTCGATCAATGTATAGAAGCTTCTTGATATCTTTGACTGTTTTGCAACCTCCTGATGTGTCAGCTTTAACTTTAACCTTGCTTCAAACATTCTGTTTCGCATAATATTTCTCCTTGGATACTATTGGTAACAACCTTAGAAAATCATACATTATAAAATAAATTTTGGACAGGACCATCTTTTTGGGCCCTCAATAATTTTAGGGACCATTTTTTTGGACCCCCCATGGGGTATATAAGAGAATTTTTGACAAAAAAATAATGGCTTTTAGCCATTCCTTTTATCGGGAATATGGGGTTTATAATCCCTTTCTTTTAACCTTTTGGACAGCTTCTTTGCTACTTTTTACCCCAAGCTTTGCAAGAATCTGTTTAATTTGCTTTTTCAAAGTACTCTCCGATTTATTTAGCTTTTCTTGTATTTGCTCCCTGGTATATCCCTTCTCAATTAGCGCAAATACTTCTTTCTCAGTAAAATTCAAATCTTTTATCTGTTCTTGTTCTTTGAGTCTGGCATAGTCTTTTAGAATTACTTCGAAGGCACTCCCTGTTTTATGAGTCTTTCGTATCACATCTGGAATATCATAATAATCATCTTTAGTTATATAATTTACTGCGCCGGCTATAAACGAATCCCTGATAATATCTTCATCTTTGAATGATGTAAGCATTATAATTTTAACCGTTTTGCCCTCAAGGATCTCCTGAGCTGCCAATATTCCATCACACTTGTTTTCTTGCAAGTTTATATCCATAATTATTATATCCACATCAGTATCCTTACTTAACAAAACAGCCTCCGTTCTGCTCATAGCTGTAAACACTATTACAAAATCATCTTGTTTGCCCAGGTAACTTACTAGTCCCTGAAGCCATTTGATATCATCTTCGATAATAGCTATTTTTATTTTGTCCATTATATCACCTCCGCGATGCCAGGAGATAAAATAACTTTCTGATCAGGAAATCCAATAAGTACTCTTGTACCCACTCCCTCACCACTCTGTATATCCAAGGTTCCTCCATGCTTCGTAATAACATTATAACAGTAAGATAAACCTAATCCAAAGTTAAGGGTATGTTTTTTAGTTGTAAAAAACGGCTCAAAAATATGAGATAAGTCTTCCTTGGATATTCCATGCCCATTATCTGTTATTGATAAACAAAGTTCTTTTTTTCCCTTAAAACAGTCAATTTTTAGTTCTCCAATACCTGGCTCTATTGCCTCTATAGCATTTTTAAAAATATTATTAAGTACTTCAATAAAATGTACTTCATCACACTTTATAATAACATCATTCAAATGACACATAAATATTTTAACATCTTTCCTGTCTGCAATTGGCTTGATTACATCAATGGAACTCTTTACAATAACCCCTAAGTTATTTTCTTTCTCGTCAATAATTATGTCTTCCATTTGCTCACGGATCCTTTTGACCATTTCGTGTAAATGGGTTGCTGCGCTCGATATTATTTCAAGGTTTTTATTGACATCATCAATATCGATATTCTCTTTATTAATTGACATTTTAGCATTATCGCAGCAAATAGAGATTACATTAACCTCATTTTTTATCGTATGATTCAATATTCTGGTTCCGGATGTAATAGCTTTTATCGTGCTATCCAAGCGCAGCTTTTCAAACTTTAGTTTAACTCCCATAACACCATAATTTGCTGCGAAATACAGGAAGCCTAAGAACTGTATCGGCATTAGTATAATAAAGAATCTCCATGCATTATCTATTCCTAGAGCTCTCGCAATCACATTTGCCACAGCCGCATAACTAATAAGAGGAGCCGCCACTAATGTAGTTAGCAGTTTATACTTTTTTACTGGAGGAGATTTTTCTTTAACGTAGGAGTAAATAAGGAAAAAAGCACCTACAAACATATAAGGAGCCGCCCATATTGACAAATACCTGAAATGCATCATAACCTCATGCGGACTTCTCAAGTAATTGCTTTCGACAGGCAGTAATATCCAACTTAGCAGTGACGGTATAGCTAGCAATAAGTAAAGTTGAATCTTACGGTTCTTGGGTACTATATTCGCAAAGCTCAAACCGTACATAAGTATAAAATAAGGACCTATATTATGGCCTATATTTGTCATAATAGCATCCGTAGTCCACATTATCTTTATTACGCTATCTGAAATATGATAATTATTCACTAAAAATTCTATTATATTTTCGTGCCAAAAGGTCGAGAACGTAGCAAGACCTGTTACGAAAGTAACTGCTGCGCACCATCTCGTAGATTCTGTTTTGTAGTCTTTTACAATGATGATTGTCCCTAGTAGCCATAAAAGCAAAGCGACTATTATAATCACCCTTCTATCCCCCTCAAAAATTTCATTGTGTTATCTCTTATCTTTTTCTTTAGAAGTACTATCCCAGAGTGCCCGCAGTCATAAACGTACCTTTGCGGTCTCCCCCATGCCTCCCATAATTTATTTGTATCCGGAGGCAAAACATATTCATCATATCTTCCTGAAACAAGCAAGATTTTATTTTTATCGATTATTGGCTTACTTAAGCTCGGATTAATTATTTTCCAGCAATCACTCAATTGCTCCTCATAAAATTTGTTATTTACAAAATCTCTTTTTATGTATTTACCTGAAGTCGCATGAAATATTGTATAAGCCAAATCATTAGCATAAAACAATGATGCCAGGGCATCGACATCTTCATGCTCGCAAACAAGATTAGAAACTAACCCTCCAAGACTAAGACCTATTATATATACAGTTTCCTTCTTAATATCTTTTATGTATCTTATTAATGCTCTTATATCGCTCACAGCTTGCTTGAATGCATTTAAAGTTCGTATTGTATTCGCTGTCAGAAAATACTCTCCATTATAGGCGGATTCTTGTGGTGCTCTTTCTAGATGATATGGCAGAACATAACTATAAGCATTGAATCCTTCCTGCATAATGCCCTCTTTAAATATATTATCGAGCTTATTTAATTTGGATCTCCAGCCGTGAATCATTATAATGTTTACCGGTTTTTTCGTATTTTTTGTGGCGTAGTAGAAAACAGCATCTTTTCCGTCACCATCAACCTGGCTCGAAAAACTTATTGTTCCATACTCATAGTTATCGCTTGAATCGCTTTTCTCAAATTTTAATTCTGGAATATCTGGCCTAGCATAAAAGTCTATATTTACCTTCGATATCTCGCTTTTATCGTAATAAAATTGATCTTTTTTTGTATAATTTTTGTGTAAATCATACAGACCATAACGGTCTGCAATTTTTGCCATTAATTCAATCATTACTTTTCCTCCATGATCAAAAGTCATCGTAAATCCATCTTGTCTATAGTACAATCATATAAAATAATGTAGTGAACAACTACTTCTAACAATATTTCTCATTTAATACTAACCTTTTGATAATGCTGTGTCAATTCGACATTATTTTTGATTCTTATAACATCATAATTAAAAATGCAAGGGTGAAATCTCTAATTGATTCAAACCTTTAACTTAAAAATCCTATATTACATAAAAATGGACAAATCTCTAAAAAATTAGTATAATATAATAGTACATATTAAAAATATACCATTAAATCCTATGGTAGGGAAAGTGTGGTTTCATTTTCTTTGTTTTGTGACGTACTAAGCTCTAAACTCTCTAAATGAGCAATAGAGTTTAGAGCTTAGTACGTCACAAAACTAGGAGGTGAAAAATGTGGTTGTTTTGTCAGTACTTCAGGCTCTATATTACTTTGTCGGCATAATATGTAGCATAATAGTAATATACGAAAAAACGGCCCCATTCCACAAAGGCCGCATTTCTTAAACAAGGTGGAAGTATCCGAAAGGATACTTCCTATTATATTTATAATATACTTCTTGTAATATTATACCCACAAATTCATTTATTTAACTATTTATACCTTTATTATATCACTATATAGTTATATATACAATATTTATCTATATGCAAAGTTACCACTAATCTGTTGTAACCTTTCGTCTAACTATCCCATAAATCTATTTGTGCATGCTCTTCTAGTTCATCCTCATAACACAAGCGGTGTAATTCCATTTCACCACGTTTGAATTTTACAGTATATGCATTTTTGTTATCTTTATAATTTTCATAGCAAAAGACAACCTGACTTTCATAATTTTTATACATAACTCTTTGTCCAGGCTTAAACTTCATATTTTATCTGATCCTGAGTTGCTACCAAAACACCTCGGATTATTCCTCCTTATTTTTTAGTCCTTCCAAGTATTTTTCTATGTCTTCAGGAGTCGGCTTCTTATTTAAAATTTTCTCGATGAGGCTTCTCTTCTGTAAAGCCAAATACTCAGCCTTTTTATACATCATATTGACTTTAGATATTTCAAGTTTAACATTAATTTTATTTTTCTCTCTTTCACTTTGCAACTCGTCTTTTAGATCTGATATGTTCTTCTCAAGCTTGCTAATATTGCTCTGTACTTCTTCATAAAATTTAGCATTCTCTAGTAATAATGGAGATTGTTTCTTCAACTTTATTCCGGACTCATCTTTTTCAAACAATGTTGAAAACATTTCAAGCAACATTCTATTTTGATTCTCTAAGTATATATTTTTTTCTCTAATTTCATTTATGCTATTCATTATTTCATCATTTTGATTAAAAGGCATAACTTTAGAATTATTCGACTTACCAGCACAAATATTAGCTATATGATTCAAACTCAACTTCAATTCCTTTTGAACCATATATACTAGCCTAACCCTATATACAGCCTCAGCATCAAGAATATGAAATTTTCCTTCCCTACTTGCATTAATATACATTGGTAGTTCAAAACTATCCCTTCCATTGAGCCAACCTCTGAGGGTCCCTTCATTAGCATATGTAATTGCAGCTGCATCTTGAGGTCTATAGTTAAGACCAAATTTAAGCTTTTCATTCATTTCAGGGGTAATAATCTTATTAGCCAAGTCTGCTCTCTCAAGCATTTTATATAAAACATCATTCTTAAATAAGATTTCTAATCTGGAAATATCATCAGCACCTTGTAAATCTGAGCTGACTATTTGATCAACAATTTCTACATTCTCATCTAAATTATCACTCATTTTTATTCCCCTTTTCTTTTGTAATTGCCCAAATTACTATATCGAGTGTTAGTATCGGAAATTTGCGCAAACGTTATAACTCTGGAAATTTGCATTTAACTATAAGCTCTCGCACAGTATCGCAAAATTTTATAGTTAAATTATCTCTTAACAATTCAAATAAATCAATATTTTTTGTGCTAAATTCAAATTTCGAGCATTACAATCAATATTTTACAAGCTAAGGTGTAAAAATAGTAAGTAATTAATGGATTCCATTAACTCATTCGTATTCATCAATATAATTTTAATGGAAATCATTAAAATTATATTGATTTTTCATTAATTCTATTGTATACTTATAATAAATTAATGATCCTTTAGTATTAAATTAATGAATTTTTAAGGAGGCGGTTGGTTTGGTTATAGGTTTTGATTTAGGAAATAGATATGCAAAGGTTTTTGGAGAAGACTATAAAGATGAGTTATTTGTTGCCTGGAGAGAAGTGTCTGAGGAAGAATACAATTCGACAGAAGGAGTTGATGGTATTGCAAAAGTTAAATACAATAGCAGATTTTATCTAGTTGGTAACGTAGGTAATACTGGTATAAACATGAGAAACAAAGGAGCTATTGAGGTTAGAGATCAGTCAAATTTTATAAAACTCGTCATGATATCAAAATATCTTAAAACTCTTGGAAAAACCGATGATCTTGATTGTAAAATTGTAACCGGAACACCTTATGATGATTATGATAAAACACGTCATGATTATTGTTCTCTAATGCTTTCAAAAGATGCAGAACTTATAGAGCTGGATGGAGTTGAATATAAAATTAAGGTTACTGATATTGATGTCACCAAACAGGGAGCATGTGTTATTTTGACCTTACCTGACAGGAAATCTGCGAATTACTTGATTTGGGATTTTGGTGGTGAAACCTTAGACCTTAGCTACTTTGAGAATGGTATACGAATTAAAGGTAAAACAATTGATTTTTCATTAAATAGAATATTTGCTGATTTAGGCAAAGATTTGAACCAATATATTGATGTGGATAGGCCATCACTCTTAGATGCAAGATTTCAAAAAAGCATAGAGAATCTCATACTAACTGGAAGGTATAAGAATACAACTGTTATAAAAATTGAAGATGAGGTAGTTGAATTAGGGAATTATGTTCACTCATATCTTCAAGAAAGATCGGATAAAGTCATTTCTGATGCAATAAACGAACTAGATCTTAATAAAACAAGCTTGAGTAACCTGATAAACATTTTTGTAGGCGGAGGCTCTAAACTCCTCGAAAAAGAACTATTAAAGAATACTTTACTTAATAACAAAAGGATTCAGGAAGAACCAGAATTTTCAAATGCAAGAGCATACTATAAAATTGGGAAATCGAGATGGATGTGATCTGAATGGGAAAGATAAAAAATGTTAATATACAGCTAGATCATGATAAAAACCGTGAAAAAAAAATTATAGACCTATTGGAAAATGTCAAGAAAGAAGATGGCATAAGCCATAAAGAATATATTATTTCGGCATTAGAGAATAGAAATGACATTTTATTAAGAGAACTACAGGAGATTAAGCAATTACTACTTTTATTTACATCATCGCAAAAGCCAGAACTGCACCAAAGTTCTAAAGGTCATATAAAAAAAATTAGTGCTTTAGATGATGACATTTCTAAAGATGATATAAATTTTTAAGTTCACACTTTTTGATATTCCAAAAACTCAGTGAGGGACCTTTAAAAAGATGACTAAATTCTTGTATCAAGACGGTTTAGATTTGAACCGTCTTTTTTATTTTTTACTCATTGATCATTGATAAGGTTTAGTCCTTATCAATCTCAAATAGAATATATGGATCCACGTTATATAACCTTGCCATTTTTAACCCTGTTATAATGTTAGTAATAGACTTACCTTTTTCTATTTTCTGGTACTGACTTAGTGTTATATCTAAAGCTCTAGCTACTTCTTCCTGTGTTAGATTGCTTCGATTTCTATATTCTTTTATTATCATATTATCATCTCCCCAATTGCATTATATTAAAGTTTACATATAAATTTAAGTTAATTTTATGAGGTGTATTTTTATCTATTTATTATTATCTATTTACTATTTTATATGTAATATTGTTTGTTTTGCGAATTGTGAGAAAGGTCTATGATTTTATTTTCGGAACTTTGACTTTCAAGCATTGCGGAACTTAGGAATTGTGGGAAATTAAATGGCAAACGGGGCTGCTGCAAAACATCAAATCTCACATCATATTGTTCAGTTATGAAAAATTTAAGTACAATATGTATGTAATAAAATATCTTGCAGCAGCCCACGTTATTCTTATAACCAAAAGTGTTTTTCAAAAACGGATGAGTTAATATATACAAAGATAGCAAATGTTAAAAAGGTTGATATTTCAAGCATTATATTACCTATTGTACCTCCTATGAACACTCCTAAATTAGCCAATAAAGATAAGAAAAGACAACCAAATATTATAATATAACCTTCAAACATAATAATATACCTCCTATTATACAACGAATGAACTGAAGGAACTTTCTAATTCCTGAGATAAGGTGATAAGGTCATCAGACTTTTCAACCAAATGTTTATTCATGTTGACTTGGTCATTTTTTGCATCGATTATATTATCAACATTAGTAAGTATATCATTAGAGTCGGTATGTATTGTATTAATTGAGTTTACTATATCCAAACTTGAAGTTTCAATGTTTATAATGAATTTTTTTAGAGAAAGTATAATGTTAAGGGTATTGTCATGAAAGATTGTATTCTGCTCAAAACTATCTATTACAGAGCCTATAGATTTTTTGCTGTCGTTTACAATATTCTGCAGCTCCAGAGCAGAACTTTTTGTATTTATTATTTCGTTTGATAGTTGATTGATAATTTTATCAATGCTATAAGCCGAATTCTTCGATATCTCGGATAGCTTCCGGATCTCTTCGGAAATCAAATTGAAACTTTTTCCGCTGCTTTGAGTATCTATTTTGGCGGATTCAATAGCTGCATTAATTGAAAGCAGCTTTGTTTGACTGGAAATTTCCGTTATAACTTTTGTTATTTTTGAAATTTCTGTTGAGGCATTTATAAGGCTACTAATATCGGATATTATCTTGTTTATTGAAAGAATTATTTTTTCAAAAGTGCCGTTTAAAGTATTTATAGAAGATTGGTTACTACTATTTATTTCTTTAGATTTACTTGTAACAGCATCTATAGAGGATAAGCTATCTTTTGCATCTTTAATAATATCTATAATACTTACAATATTATTTTTCTCGCTGCTAACCTCAAGTTGTAACTTTTGCATTAAGTCCCTTATAGTATCTATCATAGATGATAGTTCTTCAGATATAGCATAATTTTGTTGGCATGATGAGGATAATGATTGTGAACAGTCGCTAGAAGTTACAGAAGCCTTTTGAACGTGAAAAATTAAATTCTTAATACAATCTATCATGTCAGAAAAACTATCCGTTAAAAAACCTATTTCATCCTTACGATCATTTACTAAAGCTACATCAAGCCGCCCTTGTTTTGCCTTGTCCATAGCATTAACAAGTTTTTTTATACTATAAACAAGATCTCTTGATATTCCAAACGATAACAAAGCTCCCAGGAGCAGAGCTATTATACTATAAAACCAAATTTGTTTTTTAACCGCACTAATGGTTGAAACTATACTTTTAATCTCAGTATATGATACTAGTGACCATTTAAGAGGAATCCCTTTGATATCATCTATTGTTACATAGGTTACCAGATGTTCCGTCCCATTTATTTTACCTGTGAAATAATTATTCCTTTCTTCTTGAATTCGGTTATAAATCTCATTTGGTATAAGGCCAGTATCAATATTGTTTCCATCTTGGTCTCTGTTTTGAGGGTCAAAAACGATGTTTCTATTAGATCCTACCAACATATACTTGCCACCACTTGAAAGCTGCAATTCTTTAAGCACGTTATTAATGGCAGACTCATTTATGTAGAATATAATCGTTCCTACAGAATTATTTAGACTTGTAGGAGAATACATTTTTCTTACAAGAGTAATAACATGCCCATTTTCAGAATTAGCTTTTATTGTAGGAACTGTTTCTTCGTATGTATCTATCCATAAGGCATTTGCTTTGCTCTCAATGAATTTTTTCATAACTGGATATTCGAATACTGAAGGTTGTTTAATTTCAAAAGTGTGATTTCCTGAAGTGACAATTTGCCCTGAATTGGTTACTATACTTATATTAACTATATCGGTTTGTGTAAGCAAATTTCTGTCTATTGACTTTGCTATATCGTTTATAATACTGGCAGCAACTAACTGATCCTGTTCTTTATCTAAATTTGTTACAAGGTTAGTTATTTCATCATCTCTTGAAAGCGATAGTGAAAGCTTTTCAATTTCGGTTAAAACAACTTTTAGATTAATTTGAGTTTGCTTTATCATTTCATAAGTATTTTTACTTTCCTGATTAATCAAAGTACTTGAAATCGTGTTTAAAGATATGAAAATAACAAAAAGCATAGAAGTTATAATGATTGCGAATGATAAGTTAAGTTTTAAACCAATTCTTAAAGATTTGAATAAAGACTTTAATAAATACATAATATCCCACCTCTCTTAAGATAAAAAACCTATGATCATCCAATAAACCTCTATAAATGGGGATTAAGCTAGATATGCGTAACTTAAGATATGTTATAGATATATTATATCACAAAAACTTATTTAATTTCATATATTTTATTAGCGCTCAAAATTATTATCCTATATTGACTACTCACAAAATATATGTTAAATTATGAATGTGGTTAAAAATAACAATGAAAGGAGTAAGATACAGTTTGTGAAAACATACACATTTGAAGTTTTAAAGTTTGAGAATGAAGAAGTACAAAAAAAGGTTGCTACGATAATTTATGATTCAAATCTTCCGGAGGACAAAGTTTTACCTGAAGTTACAAATTTGTTTAATAATCCAGTAGTAGCTCTAAAGCTCATAAATATAAAGGAGAAAAAAGAAGCAGGAAGGCCTAAAGCAATAAATTTTAATGATGTACAAGAATATAAAAGTAGAGGATTCACTCAAGAAGAAATTGCTCGACAAATGAAGGTGAGTTTATCAACTGTAAGGCGCAATTGGGACATAAGAAAAAAATTGCATTAAAAATTAATGGTTGCCATACCTTTCAATGCTCGGAACATTGAAAGGCTATGCAGGTATCACTCTACCTACACAAGCGATTAACGCTAATAGCAACCAACTATAAGGATATCATAAAAATAGCCTCCTTAAAAGTTGGAATTTGTGTAGGGATAAAAGTTATACAAAAACAACTTATTTAGGAGGTCATTTTTATGCTGAAGAAAATGCTGCAGGAGCAGAAAGAAAAACTTTACTTGATTATACTTAAAAACAAAGAACTTTGTTGCGATGAAGTGTTAGCTCAGTCTCATGAAGTTGACAAACTTATAGCAAAAGAACAAAGGAGATTAAATAGCCATCAACCAGTAAAACGCAGGAAATGACAGAGGAATTTTAAAGACTCCTGGTGTTTTCTCCACCAGGAGTCTAAGAAAGGTAATACCTACAAAGAGGCATAACCCCAGTACATAACTATTATATAGAAAAATGCGCTGTTTGTATATAAGCATGTTTTCGTGCCCTTGGTAGGATAAAAAAATTTCGTGGAGGTATGAAGCATGGTTAAAATCATTATTAGTCGTGAGTTGGCTTTTAAACTTAATTCTAGCATATCATTAGACATTTTTATATCTAAACGTTTAGAAGGCTTTTTAGAAGGCTTAGAGTTCCTTGAAGAAATCTTAGATAAATTATGTATCACATCACCTAATGAAATCATTATTGAAATACCTGATATTAAAGCTTTAAAACTGAAAAAATACATTGAGTATAAGATACAATCTTTATCAAACACTTACAAACAGATATCCGTAATAGTTCCGGAAGAATTAGATGATAAATATAGGGCATTTGCAACATGTGAAACAGAAGAATTACAACGGTTTTATGAAAAACTATGTAGGACGACTGAAAATATAAACTAAAGGGAGGATTAAATATGTTTGGTTTTTTAAAGAGACATAAAAATAGATTAAATAAAGTAGAGTTGATACATTTTATATTTAATAAAATTGAAAGTATTTATTCGCTCAGCGATTATTACCAAATGGAAACCCGCCCCAAAACATATAATGTAAATACTGTAATAAGAAACGTGCCTGTTGTAGTTGAGAATGGGAAAGTTCTTGCGAGAGCTAGATATACAGGTATCCCGGATGGTATTGTTTATTTTGTTTTTCAATTATCCAACATTCAAAAAAACTATGTATCGAGCACTAACACAATAGATGTCATAATAAATGCTACAATAAAAAGCGGGAAGTGCACACATTATAAATTCGAATTGGTCCCAATGTATGAAAGGAGGGTTTTGCCATGTACATAATACTTAGTTTTTTAGGTGTTCTTTATCTTCTCGATCTGCTCAATAAAAACGCTTATAAACTTCTTCCCCCAATAAACATAAGCGACTTCTTTGTTCGTAAGCTTGCAATAAAAGAGATTACTTCTGTTAAAGATTATATCTTAGCATTGGTTAAAATATATATAGATCTGAAAAATATACGCAATATAAATGATGATGATATTAGCAAATTTGATGCAGCTGCACTAATAGAGCTGAAACAATTTATAAATAGTGATCTAAAAAAATATATTGAAAAACTGATGAGAAATAATATATATACCCTTGACAAGATTAATAGTCATATCCAATGTACACTAAGAACCGGTACCCTTGATTTTTATTTATCGCAGGATTATGGTTTTGTGGACTATTCGAGAATCAAATTTCAATCTTTTTCAGAGGATAGCCCTATTTTGGACCTTTCTACCAAATCCGTTTCCTACACATATAAAATAAAATCGAAACATATAAGATTCCTGAATCCAGATGTGAAAACGATTTGCGAAATACGAGAAATTCTTAAAACATTAAATATTAGCCAGAGTTTTAGCTTGCAGTCAGCATCGTAAATTCTGTCTGATTTTCTGTCTGAAGGTCTGTCTGACCATATTTCCCTTAAGGAATTTTCAATATTTTTTCTTCAGACAGAACACTTTCAGACAGAAATATTTAACCATATACGGAAAATCCGTATACGGCTATTAAACAAATTCAGGTGGTTATTGAAATATTTATATAATAAATATAAAATTAATTAAGTCAATTAAATTATAGTAAAGGAGGCATGAATTTACTAAAAAAGAACTTAGAGAGATATTTGAAAATAAAGAAGAACTTATGAATCTTGGACTTGATGAATGGATAGAAGAAGGATTGCTTGATATTCCAAAAAAATAAATGGAACGAGGAGTATTTATGCCAACGTGTAAGAAGTGTTTGAAACGAATAAGTTGGAGAAAGTCGGTAATGGGCAAAATGATTCCTATTGAAGAAGATAAGTATTTGACATGCATTTCTGATAAAGACGGTACTGAGGATATGAAAGATTAGAAAATTTTTCTGACCCAAGATATAATGTATTAGCGAGATGCGAAAATTTACATCTCGCTAATATAATTGTCGCATCTCGAAAAGTATTGATATAACTGTATTTAGCGAAATGCGAAAAGGGGATGCGTGCAAATATACTTCCAGCTATTTCCGTAATTAAAGGTTTAAAATTTTTATTCAATCAAAGCACCATTTCTAAAGATGGTAATATTTAACTGCAATACAATTGTATTATATTTGCCGAATTTTATCGATATATGTCGAAAAAATTTTCTAAGGTTGTTAAAGTGCAGTGCAATAATTTTTTACACCTAAAATTACCAAATAAGAGTTCGACATAGTAAGCTAAAATAAAAGTAATTTTCGAAAAGTGAATTTCGCAATACGCCCCTTCCTATTGGATAAAGATTAGTAAAATATATTACAATTCGCAATGATAATAGACACACTATCGATAATGATATCGCAATCCAATACAATCGCCAATAATCGTCTCTCATTTCGATTAAATCAGTTTCATCAATTTTTCTAATTGTCTTCAATAAATCTGCGAAGGTACTGAGCAGCAGCACACTAAGGTTTAATTTTTTTCGATAATGTGATGGCTGCCGAAGAAAACAAGTATTTCTTAATCGAAATTGATTAATTGCAATCCGGCAGCACATAAAGCGGTTAATCAATTTATAATTATCGATCCGCCGAATCTCTACAATAAACGCGTATGT from Acetivibrio cellulolyticus CD2 includes the following:
- a CDS encoding methyl-accepting chemotaxis protein — translated: MYLLKSLFKSLRIGLKLNLSFAIIITSMLFVIFISLNTISSTLINQESKNTYEMIKQTQINLKVVLTEIEKLSLSLSRDDEITNLVTNLDKEQDQLVAASIINDIAKSIDRNLLTQTDIVNISIVTNSGQIVTSGNHTFEIKQPSVFEYPVMKKFIESKANALWIDTYEETVPTIKANSENGHVITLVRKMYSPTSLNNSVGTIIFYINESAINNVLKELQLSSGGKYMLVGSNRNIVFDPQNRDQDGNNIDTGLIPNEIYNRIQEERNNYFTGKINGTEHLVTYVTIDDIKGIPLKWSLVSYTEIKSIVSTISAVKKQIWFYSIIALLLGALLSFGISRDLVYSIKKLVNAMDKAKQGRLDVALVNDRKDEIGFLTDSFSDMIDCIKNLIFHVQKASVTSSDCSQSLSSSCQQNYAISEELSSMIDTIRDLMQKLQLEVSSEKNNIVSIIDIIKDAKDSLSSIDAVTSKSKEINSSNQSSINTLNGTFEKIILSINKIISDISSLINASTEISKITKVITEISSQTKLLSINAAIESAKIDTQSSGKSFNLISEEIRKLSEISKNSAYSIDKIINQLSNEIINTKSSALELQNIVNDSKKSIGSVIDSFEQNTIFHDNTLNIILSLKKFIINIETSSLDIVNSINTIHTDSNDILTNVDNIIDAKNDQVNMNKHLVEKSDDLITLSQELESSFSSFVV
- a CDS encoding Spo0E family sporulation regulatory protein-aspartic acid phosphatase; translated protein: MLKKMLQEQKEKLYLIILKNKELCCDEVLAQSHEVDKLIAKEQRRLNSHQPVKRRK
- a CDS encoding ECF-type sigma factor, translated to MNVVKNNNERSKIQFVKTYTFEVLKFENEEVQKKVATIIYDSNLPEDKVLPEVTNLFNNPVVALKLINIKEKKEAGRPKAINFNDVQEYKSRGFTQEEIARQMKVSLSTVRRNWDIRKKLH